One genomic region from Salvia hispanica cultivar TCC Black 2014 chromosome 2, UniMelb_Shisp_WGS_1.0, whole genome shotgun sequence encodes:
- the LOC125205711 gene encoding phytosulfokine receptor 2-like: MDQTHQAILAAIASFFVVTLVLGIIIILCNTESKHHRRRRRSHPSPSVFDSFDPSLPHVSMQELVAATQNFSKDLIIGDGSFGLVYKAHLRRSDTVVAVKKLSPDAFQGLREFQAEIETLAKIRHPNIVRILGYCATGQDRVLIYEFIEKGSLDQWLYDTSDGDGGDDVEKFAPLTWHSRMGLVRGVAEGLAYMHHELAIPIIHRDIKASNVLLDTGFGAHIADFGLARRVEGPHSHVSTQVAGTMGYMPPEYVEGFAAATMAGDVYSFGVLVVEVVTGRRPSLPFPGEDGREVRLMEWAKAMAGAGRYVEMVDGCIAREDLEKGVVEEVVKIGLECAHHHTKNRPTMNQVVEQLNHILGVVGSSKFL, translated from the coding sequence ATGGATCAAACTCACCAAGCAATCCTCGCCGCCATCGCCAGCTTCTTCGTCGTAACCCTAGTCCTCggcatcatcatcatcctctGCAACACCGAGTCCAagcaccaccgccgccgccgccgctctcACCCGAGCCCCTCCGTCTTCGACAGCTTCGACCCGAGCCTCCCCCACGTCTCGATGCAGGAGCTCGTCGCCGCCACACAGAACTTCTCCAAAGACCTCATCATCGGCGACGGCAGCTTCGGCCTCGTCTACAAGGCTCACCTCCGCCGCTCCGACACCGTCGTCGCCGTGAAGAAGCTCTCCCCCGACGCCTTCCAAGGCCTCCGCGAATTCCAAGCCGAGATCGAAACCCTAGCCAAGATCCGCCACCCGAATATCGTCCGGATCCTCGGGTACTGCGCCACGGGTCAGGATCGGGTCCTGATTTACGAGTTTATCGAGAAAGGCAGCCTCGACCAATGGCTGTACGACACGTCGGATGGTGATGGTGGTGATGACGTGGAAAAATTCGCGCCGCTGACGTGGCACTCGCGGATGGGATTGGTGAGGGGGGTAGCGGAGGGGCTGGCGTACATGCACCACGAGCTGGCGATCCCGATCATCCACAGGGACATCAAGGCGAGCAACGTGCTGCTGGACACGGGGTTCGGGGCCCACATCGCGGACTTCGGGCTGGCGAGGAGGGTGGAGGGGCCCCACTCGCACGTGTCGACGCAGGTGGCGGGGACGATGGGGTACATGCCGCCCGAGTACGTGGAGGGGTTTGCGGCGGCGACGATGGCGGGGGACGTGTACAGCTTCGGGGTGCtggtggtggaggtggtgaCGGGGAGGAGGCCGAGCCTCCCGTTCCCCGGGGAGGACGGGAGGGAGGTGAGGCTGATGGAGTGGGCGAAGGCGATGGCGGGGGCCGGGAGGTATGTGGAGATGGTGGATGGGTGCATTGCGAGGGAGGATTTGGAGAAGGGCGTGGTCGAGGAGGTTGTCAAGATCGGGCTCGAGTGTGCGCATCATCATACCAAGAATAGGCCTACTATGAATCAAGTGGTGGAGCAGTTGAATCACATTTTGGGTGTTGTTGGATCGTCTAAATTCTTGTGA
- the LOC125205712 gene encoding uncharacterized protein LOC125205712 isoform X2, with protein MRVAPWSQYQLVDQETDPYPDLHLAPVKNRLVRGCASFVCIGRHAAGREKSFPLKVGPTQNQEVLPEPVDVDESKVQVNSVDDPVNYNENIRAIVSLKSSLKKSANIGPVARAADSGNSNKHEADTGQLERRKVQWTDTTGGELFEIREFEMSEDGSDDEFDYLTAKSCSCRIM; from the exons ATGAGAGTAGCACCGTGGAGCCAGTACCAGTTGGTAGACCAAGAGACTGATCCTTATCCTGATCTCCACCTGGCTCCTGTGAAGAACCGGCTAGTCCGCGGGTGTGCCTCCTTTGTGTGCATTGGTCGCCATGCCGCTGGACGTGAAAAATCTTTTCCTCTCAAAGTTGGACCGACTCAAAACCAAGAAGTTTTGCCGGAGCCTGTAGATGTTGACGAGAGTAAAGTTCAAGTGAATTCTGTTGATGATCCAGttaattacaatgaaaatattaGGGCGATAGTTAGTCTTAAGAGTAGCCTGAAGAAGTCAGCAAATATTGGTCCGGTTGCTCGTGCTGCTGATAGTGGAAACTCCAACAAGCATGAAGCGGACACAGGTCAGTTGGAGAGGAGGAAAGTGCAATGGACGGACACAACTGGGGGAGAGCTTTTTGAGATACGAGAATTTGAGATGAG TGAAGATGGATCGGACGatgaatttgattatttgacTGCAAAGAGTTGCTCATGCCGAATAATGTAG
- the LOC125205712 gene encoding uncharacterized protein LOC125205712 isoform X1, with translation MRVAPWSQYQLVDQETDPYPDLHLAPVKNRLVRGCASFVCIGRHAAGREKSFPLKVGPTQNQEVLPEPVDVDESKVQVNSVDDPVNYNENIRAIVSLKSSLKKSANIGPVARAADSGNSNKHEADTGQLERRKVQWTDTTGGELFEIREFEMRCSSRKQGCTLRLIWYLLSCKMDRTMNLII, from the exons ATGAGAGTAGCACCGTGGAGCCAGTACCAGTTGGTAGACCAAGAGACTGATCCTTATCCTGATCTCCACCTGGCTCCTGTGAAGAACCGGCTAGTCCGCGGGTGTGCCTCCTTTGTGTGCATTGGTCGCCATGCCGCTGGACGTGAAAAATCTTTTCCTCTCAAAGTTGGACCGACTCAAAACCAAGAAGTTTTGCCGGAGCCTGTAGATGTTGACGAGAGTAAAGTTCAAGTGAATTCTGTTGATGATCCAGttaattacaatgaaaatattaGGGCGATAGTTAGTCTTAAGAGTAGCCTGAAGAAGTCAGCAAATATTGGTCCGGTTGCTCGTGCTGCTGATAGTGGAAACTCCAACAAGCATGAAGCGGACACAGGTCAGTTGGAGAGGAGGAAAGTGCAATGGACGGACACAACTGGGGGAGAGCTTTTTGAGATACGAGAATTTGAGATGAG GTGTAGTTCTAGAAAGCAAGGTTGTACGCTTAGGTTGATCTGGTATCTGCTTTCGTGCAAG ATGGATCGGACGatgaatttgattatttga
- the LOC125205712 gene encoding uncharacterized protein LOC125205712 isoform X4 — protein sequence MRVAPWSQYQLVDQETDPYPDLHLAPVKNRLVRGCASFVCIGRHAAGREKSFPLKVGPTQNQEVLPEPVDVDESKVQVNSVDDPVNYNENIRAIVSLKSSLKKSANIGPVARAADSGNSNKHEADTGQLERRKVQWTDTTGGELFEIREFEMRWIGR from the exons ATGAGAGTAGCACCGTGGAGCCAGTACCAGTTGGTAGACCAAGAGACTGATCCTTATCCTGATCTCCACCTGGCTCCTGTGAAGAACCGGCTAGTCCGCGGGTGTGCCTCCTTTGTGTGCATTGGTCGCCATGCCGCTGGACGTGAAAAATCTTTTCCTCTCAAAGTTGGACCGACTCAAAACCAAGAAGTTTTGCCGGAGCCTGTAGATGTTGACGAGAGTAAAGTTCAAGTGAATTCTGTTGATGATCCAGttaattacaatgaaaatattaGGGCGATAGTTAGTCTTAAGAGTAGCCTGAAGAAGTCAGCAAATATTGGTCCGGTTGCTCGTGCTGCTGATAGTGGAAACTCCAACAAGCATGAAGCGGACACAGGTCAGTTGGAGAGGAGGAAAGTGCAATGGACGGACACAACTGGGGGAGAGCTTTTTGAGATACGAGAATTTGAGATGAG ATGGATCGGACGatga
- the LOC125205712 gene encoding uncharacterized protein LOC125205712 isoform X3, which produces MRVAPWSQYQLVDQETDPYPDLHLAPVKNRLVRGCASFVCIGRHAAGREKSFPLKVGPTQNQEVLPEPVDVDESKVQVNSVDDPVNYNENIRAIVSLKSSLKKSANIGPVARAADSGNSNKHEADTGQLERRKVQWTDTTGGELFEIREFEMRCSSRKQGCTLRLIWYLLSCK; this is translated from the exons ATGAGAGTAGCACCGTGGAGCCAGTACCAGTTGGTAGACCAAGAGACTGATCCTTATCCTGATCTCCACCTGGCTCCTGTGAAGAACCGGCTAGTCCGCGGGTGTGCCTCCTTTGTGTGCATTGGTCGCCATGCCGCTGGACGTGAAAAATCTTTTCCTCTCAAAGTTGGACCGACTCAAAACCAAGAAGTTTTGCCGGAGCCTGTAGATGTTGACGAGAGTAAAGTTCAAGTGAATTCTGTTGATGATCCAGttaattacaatgaaaatattaGGGCGATAGTTAGTCTTAAGAGTAGCCTGAAGAAGTCAGCAAATATTGGTCCGGTTGCTCGTGCTGCTGATAGTGGAAACTCCAACAAGCATGAAGCGGACACAGGTCAGTTGGAGAGGAGGAAAGTGCAATGGACGGACACAACTGGGGGAGAGCTTTTTGAGATACGAGAATTTGAGATGAG GTGTAGTTCTAGAAAGCAAGGTTGTACGCTTAGGTTGATCTGGTATCTGCTTTCGTGCAAG TGA